One window of Puntigrus tetrazona isolate hp1 chromosome 14, ASM1883169v1, whole genome shotgun sequence genomic DNA carries:
- the dok3 gene encoding synapsin-1 gives MDVISKEGPLFLQGVKFGKKIWRKSWLILFEPSPAGIGRVELYDMRDRGGLIGSATARPSGLRKTDKRVIRLTDCLSITPAPGESCPTDCSAFFLNTTSCTYTIAAPAQEDWISVLCQLAFQKTQRPEDGRKDKYTALADNELYSTWGAGQFQVTVQSTDASQRCKMSGSYLLSSGKEAICLLDLKTGQAIYHWPYRLLRRFGQVKGGIMIEAGRRCHTGEGQFIFLSKQGTQIKRAIEEAIMHQSVQELLAQATALPQEFSSKPPSPKSKPQDRPKVKNLPPISVNQDRPRPALQCKHGQQIHKAIEQALTHQNHQELPPPSTPLPQPVPPPPPLPKTKTQGTDKAKVNMQLQANKNNERPCPSALKKPGQPIHKIIKGVLTNQNVQKASSTPQQAPPLPPPLPKNKPQDRPNIKMPPDRPCPTVPRRYISLPDPPARIKSPVNSPDEVLYSVLFPQPKPRSKMNLPKVPTPPSLPPNMDTDVTVDKEKDCKTTEEPSKANNEEAPYTNWTTKTTDRPNIEDLYSTVDFAAKRKNRQTEDGDDQERPNTEQQTPVIASSEIPAEFKETLSSILFKDLSKIPPPFPPRSRGGSNDQLDRIDEQMTD, from the exons ATGGATGTAATCTCTAAAGAGGGTCCGCTCTTTTTGCAGGGGGTCAAGTTTGGAAAG AAGATATGGCGGAAATCCTGGCTGATTCTGTTCGAGCCCAGCCCTGCAGGTATCGGCCGTGTGGAGCTGTATGACATGCGTGATAGAGGGGGGCTGATAGGGTCGGCCACTGCGAGGCCTTCGGGGCTCAGGAAGACGGACAAACGGGTGATCCGCCTGACAGACTGTCTGAGCATCACTCCAGCCCCGGGAGAAAGCTGTCCCACAGATTGCTCGGCCTTCTTTTTAAACACCACCTCATGCACCTACACCATCGCCGCTCCAGCCCAGGAGGACTGGATAAGTGTTCTGTGCCAGCTAGCGTTTCAG AAGACCCAAAGACCCGAGGACGGCAGGAAAGATAAATACACAGCCCTGGCTGATAATGAACTCTACTCCACCTGGGGAGCAG GCCAGTTCCAGGTGACAGTGCAGAGCACAGATGCGTCTCAAAGGTGCAAGATGTCTGGGTCATACCTGCTGTCTTCTGGGAAAGAGGCTATTTGTCTGCTGGACCTTAAGACCGGACAGGCCATCTACCACTGGCCCTATAGGCTCCTCAGGAGATTTGGCCAAGTCAAG gggGGAATTATGATCGAGGCAGGTCGTCGCTGTCACACCGGGGAGGGTCAGTTTATTTTCCTGTCAAAACAGGGGACGCAAATAAAGAGGGCCATTGAGGAGGCCATCATGCACCAGAGTGTCCAAGAACTGCTGGCACAAGCCACCGCTCTTCCGCAAGAGTTCTCCTCCAAGCCCCCCTCGCCCAAAAGCAAACCACAGGACAGGCCTAAGGTGAAAAATCTTCCTCCAATCAGTGTGAATCAAGATCGACCGCGCCCAGCATTACAATGCAAACACGGCCAACAAATACACAAAGCCATCGAGCAGGCGCTCACACACCAGAATCACCAAGAGCTGCCGCCGCCATCCACACCCCTTCCACAACCCGTTCCACCCCCGCCACCTTtaccaaaaaccaaaacacaggGCACGGACAAAGCTAAGGTCAATATGCAACTTCAAGCCAACAAGAATAATGAAAGACCTTGCCCATCTGCACTGAAAAAGCCTGGGCAGCCGATACACAAGATCATTAAAGGGGTTCTCACCAACCAGAATGTGCAAAAGGCATCATCCACTCCTCAACAAGCCCCTCCACTACCACCACCCTTGCCTAAAAACAAACCGCAGGACAGGCCTAATATTAAAATGCCTCCAGACAGACCCTGTCCAACAGTACCACGCAGATACATCTCCTTACCGGATCCACCGGCTCGCATCAAAAGCCCTGTAAACAGCCCGGATGAAGTTCTGTATTCAGTGCTCTTTCCACAACCAAAGCCGAGATCAAAAATGAATCTCCCAAAAGTCCCGACTCCTCCCAGTCTACCACCAAACATGGATACAGATGTAACCGTGGATAAAGAGAAGGATtgtaaaacaacagaagaaccTTCCAAGGCCAACAATGAAGAAGCTCCCTACACTAACTGGACGACGAAGACCACCGATCGACCGAATATCGAGGACCTATATAGCACAGTGGATTTTGCAGCAAAACGTAAGAACAGACAAACCGAGGACGGTGACGACCAAGAGCGGCCTAACACTGAACAACAAACTCCTGTTATCGCTTCCAGTGAAATCCCTGCTGAGTTCAAAGAGACCCTTTCTAGCATTCTGTTTAAAGATCTGTCTAAAATCCCACCCCCATTTCCACCTAGGTCACGTGGGGGAAGTAACGATCAGTTAGATCGAATAGATGAGCAGATGACTGACTGA
- the LOC122358244 gene encoding probable ATP-dependent RNA helicase DDX41, producing the protein METENRPKKRNYSEKSGSEGSEDDDYVPYVPVKIRKQQMLQKVMRFRGKGLTEEEQKDSGGEQKDEDEGLGPRSNVSLLDQHQHLKEKAEARKESAKEKQLKEEEKILESVAEGRALMSVKEMAKGITYEDPIKTSWNAPRYILGMPSARHERVRKKYHILVEGEGIPPPIKSFREMKFPQAILKGLKKKGIVYPTPIQIQGIPTILSGRDMIGIAFTGSGKTLVFTLPIIMFCLEQEKRLPFCKREGPYGLIICPSRELARQTHGIIEYYCKLLEDEGAPQMRCALCIGGMSVKEQMEVVKHGVHMMVATPGRLMDLLNKKMVSLDICRYLALDEADRMIDMGFEEDIRTIFSYFKGQRQTLLFSATMPKKIQNFAKSALVKPITINVGRAGAASLDVIQEVEYVKEEAKMVYLLECLQKTPPPVLIFAEKKADVDAIHEYLLLKGVEAVAIHGGKDQEERTKAIEAFKEEKKDVLVATDVASKGLDFPAIQHVVNYDMPEEIENYVHRIGRTGRSGKTGIATTFINKGCDESVLMDLKALLVEAKQKVPPVLQVLQTGDETMLDIGGERGCTFCGGLGHRITDCPKLEAMQTKQVTNIGRKDYLANSSMDF; encoded by the exons ATGGAAACGGAAAACCGACCCAAAAAG AGAAACTATTCAGAGAAGTCTGGATCAGAGGGCTCAGAAGATGACGACTATGTGCCGTATGTTCCTGTTAAGATCAGAAAACAGCAGATG CTCCAGAAGGTGATGCGTTTTCGTGGGAAAGGGCTCACAGAGGAAGAACAGAAAGATAGTGGTGGAGAGCAGAAAGATGAGGATGAGGGTCTCGGTCCCCGATCCAATGTCAGTCTGCTGGACCAGCACCAACACCTTAAGGAGAAAGCTGAAG CTCGAAAGGAGTCTGCCAAGGAGAAACAGttaaaagaggaagaaaagatTCTGGAGAGTGTGGCTGAAGGCAGAG CTTTAATGTCCGTGAAGGAAATGGCCAAAGGTATCACATATGAAGATCCAATAAAAACCAG ctGGAACGCACCCCGTTACATTCTTGGCATGCCATCAGCGAGGCACGAGCGCGTACGGAAGAAGTACCATATTCTTGTTGAAGGTGAAGGCATTCCTCCTCCCATTAAGAGCTTCAGAGAGATGAAGTTTCCTCAGG CCATCCTGAAAGGACTGAAGAAAAAGGGAATTGTTTACCCGACACCCATTCAGATTCAGGGAATACCAACCAT tctCTCCGGCAGGGACATGATTGGCATTGCCTTCACTGGCTCAGGAAAAACCCTGGTTTTCACGCTGCCCATCATTATGTTTTGTCTGGAGCAGGAGAAACGGCTGCCTTTCTGTAAGAGAGAGGGACCCTATGGCCTCATCATCTGTCCTTCT AGGGAGCTGGCGAGACAGACACATGGTATCATTGAATACTACTGTAAACTGCTAGAGGATGAAGGGGCTCCTCAGATGCGCTGTGCTCTGTGTATTGGGGGCATGTCTGTCAAAGAACAGATGGAGGTGGTGAAACA CGGGGTGCACATGATGGTGGCCACTCCAGGCAGACTGATGGACCTGCTGAACAAGAAGATGGTGAGTCTGGATATCTGTCGCTATCTGGCACTGGACGAGGCTGATAGGATGATTGATATGGGTTTTGAGGAGGACATCAGGACCATCTTCTCTTACTTTAAG GGTCAAAGACAAACGTTGCTTTTCAGTGCCACTATGCCCAAGAAGATCCAGAACTTTGCCAAAAGTGCTTTAGTGAAACCTATCACCATTAATGTGGGCAGAGCTGGAGCCGCAAGCTTGGACGTCATCCAG GAAGTGGAATATGTCAAAGAGGAAGCCAAAATGGTTTATCTCCTGGAGTGTCTCCAGAAGACCCCACCTCCG GTATTAATATTCGCTGAGAAGAAAGCAGATGTAGATGCCATACATGAGTATCTTCTTCTAAAAGGTGTTGAGGCAGTAGCTATTCATGGAGGAAAAG acCAGGAGGAGAGAACGAAAGCCATTGAGGCGttcaaagaggaaaagaaagatgtTTTAGTGGCTACTGATGTTGCTTCGAAGGGTTTGGATTTCCCTGCTATCCAGCATGTTGTGAATTATGACATGCCAGAGGAGATTGAGAACTATG TCCACAGAATAGGCAGAACAGGTAGATCTGGAAAGACTGGAATTGccacaacatttattaacaaaggatgtg aTGAGTCTGTACTAATGGATCTGAAAGCTTTGTTGGTTGAAGCCAAGCAGAAAGTTCCTCCTGTTCTACAGGTTCTCCAAACGGGAGACGAGACGATGCTGGACATTGGAG GAGAAAGAGGCTGTACATTTTGTGGTGGTTTGGGCCACAGGATCACAGACTGTCCCAAATTGGAGGCCATGCAGACAAAACAGGTCACCAACATCGGCCGCAAGGATTATCTGGCCAACAGCTCCATGgatttttaa
- the atoh1b gene encoding protein atonal homolog 1b, producing the protein MTAKAKILQWSDGKFRERPEEFTLSEHPRLTRSDPRAWMSSASPAYSPSGDHYAHTPVDAAMDRYISGASSPLTAESDLGGPKAHGGAKQNLTGPQKHRRVAANARERRRMHGLNRAFDKLRSVIPSLENEKKLSKYDTLQMAQIYITELSELLEGVVQSECRGLRDGCVASGNHGNLGPRGSAQTLRSSIPYAMDAPSNFAPEKKDVTSNASDGESSHFSDIEEGHTAGR; encoded by the coding sequence atGACAGCAAAAGCCAAAATTTTGCAGTGGTCCGATGGAAAATTTCGCGAGAGGCCGGAGGAGTTTACCCTCTCTGAACATCCGAGGTTGACCCGCAGTGACCCACGGGCCTGGATGTCCTCCGCGTCCCCCGCGTACTCGCCCTCAGGTGACCACTACGCACACACGCCGGTGGACGCCGCCATGGACAGGTACATCTCCGGAGCCAGCAGTCCTCTGACGGCGGAATCCGATCTGGGAGGACCTAAAGCGCACGGTGGGGCCAAGCAAAACCTCACCGGACCTCAGAAACACAGACGCGTGGCCGCTAACGCCAGAGAAAGGCGGCGGATGCACGGACTGAACCGAGCATTTGACAAACTCAGGAGCGTCATTCCTTCTTTGGAAAACGAGAAAAAACTGTCCAAATATGACACCCTGCAAATGGCGCAGATTTACATCACAGAACTATCCGAGCTGCTGGAAGGCGTCGTGCAGTCGGAGTGCAGAGGTCTGCGGGACGGATGCGTCGCGTCTggtaaccatggtaaccttggaccCAGGGGTTCGGCTCAGACTTTGAGGAGCAGCATCCCTTACGCAATGGACGCGCCTTCTAATTTTGCTCCCGAGAAAAAAGATGTCACGTCCAACGCGAGTGACGGCGAATCGTCTCATTTCAGCGACATAGAAGAGGGACACACTGCAGGACGCTGA